The Sesamum indicum cultivar Zhongzhi No. 13 linkage group LG9, S_indicum_v1.0, whole genome shotgun sequence genome segment gctttttctttcttgattagGATGTTAAAGTTGGAACGTCTACTGGTGTATCAGCTTCTGATAGGGCAAAAACCGTCCGGGCACTCTCATCTCCTCAATCTAGGCCCGAAGATTTCAGAAGGCCAGGCCATGTATTCCCACTAAAGTATAGAAATGGGGGTGTTTTACGTAGAGTTGGCCACACTGAGGCTTCTGTTGATTTGGTAACACTAGCTGGTTTACAGCCCGTCTCAGTTCTCTCAGCTGTAGTTGACACAGAAGACGTTTCTATGGCCTCCTTGGCGGAGTTAAAAAAGTTGGCCTCAGATCACAGTATTCCAATAGTTTTGATCACTGATCTCATAAGGTAAGTACAAAGTCTAAAGTATTTGACTTTGAGAGAAATCGTTTCCTTAAGCACATTATAGGAATATGAAATGCTGAGAACTTTGAATTAGGATATGCTGAAAATGCACGTCGAGTTCAAATGGAACTCATTGTTGAATATCACATGGTATCATACTCGTATATAACGGATGCATCACCTTAACAGATCACCTCAAAATGGTACTACTAGCACACTAGGCTGAATTCTATGCATAGTGAGAGCAGCATGACTAACCTCgatcacaaaatatttttgcttttagGTATAGGAGAAAGAGGGAAAAACTGGTGGAAAGAACTGCAATTTCACGTTTGCCAACTAAATGGGGTTTGTTTCACGCACATTGTTATCGTTCAAAACTTGACGGAATGGAGCATATAGCCATTGTGAAGGTAAAACGATAAAAAGAATTGCTAACATCTTGTTCTTGAAAATCATCGTTATCAGTGTGTTGTGTACTTGTACCTGCAGGGAGACATTGGGAATGGACAAGATGTTCTAGTAAGGGTCCACTCAGAGTGTTTAACAGGTGACATATTTGGATCAAGACGATGCGACTGTGGCAATCAGTTAGATTTGGCAATGCAGCTAATTGAGCAAGCTGGTAGAGGTGTTGTCGTGTACCTTAGAGGGCATGAAGGGCGTGGAATTGGCCTTGGACACAAACTTCAGGCATATAATCTGCAAGACGAAGGCCATGACACAGTAGAAGCAAATCTTGAGCTCGGTTTCGCTGCTGATGCACGTGAATACGGGATTGGAGCCCAGGTTTGTCAATAAACTCTTACCAGAGTAGTTTCAGGATCATTCAGGCTTAAAATTCTTCTAATCTTGATCAAAATGACTTTTTCTCTGTTTCAACAGATACTACATGACATTGGAGTTCACACTATGCGCCTGATGACTAACAATCCCGCCAAATTTACCGGTCTAAAAGGCTATGGATTGGCAGTTGTTGGACGTGTCCCTGTGCTAACACCTATCACAGAGGACAACAAGCGCTATCTGGAAACAAAACGGATAAAAATGGGCCATGTATATGGATCTGACCTACAAGAACAGTACACTCAATTGACCAAACCAAGTACAGATAAACAGGGGTCGTCTGAGGGAAAAAGCACGAGCTGAAGGGATTTCCTTGACCTTTAGATCATTATGTATAGAGATAATTACCAAGGGGGTTCAGAGTTTAAGTCCCTTTGCATTGTTTTTGAATTACATCGTGTCCAAGTTTGCCTTATTCTCACACCGTATGAAACATCATTCTATTAAAACTGTCGTTGCAATGTAAAGAaagtaatgaaaataatttaaagcaCCAACCATCCAGATTCCAGACCAAAGTTTGATGTTTTCTCATTGATATGCAATGTATTCCTAGTACTTGAGGAGATAATCGAACATTTTACGAAATAGATAATCCTTAGAGTAGTGCCTCTGTTGCTAGCACGTGTATAAATCTTATGGAGACACTATCCTGGAAAACGGTACGAGAtcagaaaaaatttacataatctTGTTCAggcatttaaaatttagagaaGTTGTTGAATAACCATAATCTGTCCTCCGTGGGTTTACCTCCTGAGCTCAAAACATATGAACGATTGCTGTTATTGCCTAAAATCAATGGTTACTTCTGTAGCAGTTGTTTCAGAAGAATTTTGCAGTACTTGGGATGGCACAACTTGGTACCGCTCTGATCTTTGTCGATGGTAGTCTTCCCGATTAAGAGTCTCCAGAGGCAAGCGCATGGCCACTGACGATTCTTGGGACGAATTAATGCCAAAAACATAAGACCGACAGAGGGGGCAGCTTGAATGAGTCTGAAACCAAGTATCAATACACGAAACGTGGAACACATGAGAGCAATGAGGCAGATGTTTCACCCATTCTCCTTCTTCAAATTCACCCAAGCAAACTGCGCATTCTGCATCATCTGGATGTGATTCTCTGTCTTTGTGTTTCTTAATCTGCGTGACAGGAAGCGAGTGCATAACGTAAGAATCCAATCCCCTACTCCGTAACTGTGAAGAGAGTTCTTCAAGATGCTCGTTTATGCGCCTCCTTTGCTCTGGATTACGGGATAGAGTTATCCCACGAAACGTGTCACAATTTCTCTCGATAATCTTGTAGTAACTAAATAATAGGAAGATGCTGCAAATAAGACCAACCAAGCCAATAACCCGAGGATCCCACTTTGAAGGATCGGTACTGGGAGAGGCCGACGGTGGTGGAGGCATGCTATTTAACTGCTTTCTAATGAAGTATATGGCCTTACAGAACCAGGCTGAAAAAAGACCTGCCTTTCAGACATCCCTTGCTAATATTCTTGGACAGTCATTGCTTTTTGTTGGGCAGATGACTACAATGATTAAGCTAAAACAAGAATACTGGTGACAATACCTAAGAAACCTTGCATATCTTTAGAAACTGACATTCtgtatttttcatatgaaGCTTCTGTCCTTATGTAATAAGCCCATCCATTTTCAACGACATTGGCAATAGCAAGAAAATGGAGTTTACAAAGAGCATCACAACTTTCTCTTTCTTGAGATCTGTCACCAAATCAGGTCTTTTAAGATCCTTTTTTGTCATTTCCATTATACTATCAGAGTATGTTGCACCGGacaattttagataaaagaCAATAAAGAACATTATACACTTTAAGAACCTCAGTTTCTTTATTCTAGGATTATTTCTTAACCTCCGAGGAGCAGGTAATCGGATACAGTTCAATGCAAATTTTGCTTCTGATCAATAAAGTGAACCGTGAATACGTTATTATGGAAATAATATGAAACTAAGAGAAATTGCATTTGataaaaatcgaaaaaatCAAGTTGCTTAAGATTAAAACCAATATTTGCCATTTACACCACTCCCCACCTTCTATTTGtacaaaaatttgaaggacTCAGGATCGTCGTATCAACTGAACCTTTGTCTCTTGACCAAAGGGGCATAACCAGTGGTATTCATCCCAGAGGATATCAGTGAAACGTTGCTCGGACAAGTCCCAGATGCCAAATTAGCATAATTCAACATAGGTGCTGCCTGAACTTGGGCCGTCCCACAAGACATCTGAGCATAAGGCTGTGAGTTCATGGATCTTGAAGCCAATTGTCCCACATTAGATGCTGGTTTTTGAGAAAAAGCATCAGTCTCACAACCTTTGATCGAAACAGGAGGAATCTGAAAAGGCTGAAATTGTGGTGGATTTCGCCACCTAGGAAGCGGACCGGCCAGAAGAAGGGTCTGAAGCAACGGCCCAGCTTGAAGTACAGACTGCAGCAACTTCCCTTTCTGAGGCAAAGCTCTCCCCTTCACAAGATTGTCTATAATCAACGAGCCCTGATCAACTTTCGGCACCACTACAGAATCTTGAACCAAAGGCTGGCTAGCAACCAAGTTCATGTTCGAGAATTCAGGAGACGAAACTGCATCAAAAAGGGACTCAACAGGAGACGAGCCGTGAGAGTGGTAGTTGTACGTCTCTGAGAGACTATTAGATTCGGTTATGCTTGAATTTGCTTTTGCAGGTTTCAGAAGAGGGCTATCAGCCTGAAACAGGGGAACGGCTGAGAAATTCTCAGCAGTTGTGGTCAGAGTCATGGTCTTGTTGAGCAGCTTGTGAAGCTGGTTTCTAGCTTCATCTCTTTCTTGGATAGCATACTTCAGCAGGTGGATTAACTGCTTGACATACTCCTTGTTCTTTCTCACTTCCTCCATAGCTTCAGCTTTTAGCTTCTCCAGCTCAAGAGTGGTGAACAGAAGCTTCTGGCCAAGTTGCTCCATTTCATGATTCTGATAACAAATCACCAAAACAAATCAGTGAAACAAAATCTCTAGCtctaaaaaaacaaagttcAACAGAAACACAAGCATCAGAGTCACATACatgaaaatcttaaaatatttagcaCCAAAATTTACTGACTTAAATCAGAATCAGCGGctactaaattttgatacaCCCACCTACTCATACTTGCTTCACTGTTAGCAAAAAACTAACTTGTGTGACACTGTGAATCACTCCAAATTCAAAGTTAGGAGAAACAGTGAATCCACATCATGGGCCATTTGAAATCATAAGGCATTTCAGTCAAAATGATGAAACATAGGATGCCTAGCCTAAGAAATAAACAATCAAGTTTCCATCTTCAGGTGAtgatttttctctctctcttttctttttctttttttccccctgaagtcattgatatttatttcaaaatcagGAGAACCACCTAATGCAGTAGAAAGTGCTAATccatggaggaaaaattgCCCATTTTACCAAACAAGAAACAGTCTCAAACACTGAGAAACGGAACAAGAAAAGAACAGCAAATCAAGTTGATGAAGCTTAAAATGCAACATTTGACAAAAACCCAAGGAAAAACATTTGGTGTGGAAGTGAGAAATGttgtataatataatcaagaaaagggTTCACACCTCTTCATAACCCCACAAAGAAGCCATCTCCCCCATTCTTGGTATGAAGCTcaaaagaatttcttcttgaaaaGGGGGTCAAGTCAGAATTTATCTTTGGGAGAAAGGGATTTTGGGAAAGAAGAGTTTGAAGCTTATATATAGAGTGGAAAGATCAATAAAGAGacaacaaatcaagaaatcagTAAgcttacataaaataattaaaacaaaaaaaaaagcccaTTCAATTCTCAGTCAAACgggaaaagaaggaaaaaaagaaaaagaaaaacataaaaggaaTCTAGAAAACCTTCCAACTAAAAAAATGGGACCCATTACTCACTTCCTTGTCatgaaaaaatttgcaaattcCACTGTTTAAGGAACTTGTTTTTCTCTtactatatgtatatgtaatatacTGAAAGAAAATCCTCAGACAAATGATGTCTTTATgctcccctctctctctctctctcgtagTCAATGGCTGAATCCAGGTATATTTTCCTTAATCATTTCTCTTAATAATAGCAAATCTATAGTGGTCTCTAATGTAAAAAAGAAGTTGATGATTACGCGGTTTTGTTAGTTAAAAAAGGTAAGCAGCAATTGATGTTCATCTCATTAGACTCCCAACTTTTctacctttttctttctttctccctATTCCCCTTTcccttttccctttctttttaaCGCTGGAAAACTGGACTCTCACTCTCTATGGTAAATTCTGTGCCGACAGCGTGGTTAAAAATGTTTAACAGTCAGCAGTGAATTGAGtgtaatacaattattttgtttttggataACACTTCTTCattgaaattatatgattttaactACTACTTgacatttgaaatattttcaatggATCCAGCGTTTTACTGTCATTGAATTAAATGACgtatacagaaaaaaaaaatagaatttttctgttatgattaattatccTAATCAGACTTAAAAAATCATGAgaaatattagttaattataattgcacaacaaatattagttattatttcttcaaataaGGTCAGATCATTAGCTTTAGCTACAATCATGACAAATGTTCATTAACCTTGgttaatatttacatttttgcaTGAATTTTATCTGTCCgtaataaaaagtattgatTTGCATGTCATGATCTTAAAATTCTGATCATTTataatgtagaaaataatttatttatttagttatttttatgacGGCAGCCCATGAGAAATCACCATCAcataattgttttaatttatcttttctttcataaatacCCTTGTAAAATTTAATGACACGAAATTGATCGAGTACGAGGATCTGATCCACTGTATAATAACCCTTTCTTTcattaaaaagttattttatttgaactattattacatttttgggacattttaaataattaaattgcatttttttttggcatgAAGATAATTTATTGGACCGTCGAAATTAAATGGAGAATATATATTCGGCACCGTCCAATTAAGTTtccttattataattttgggcACATTGGCTAATTTTCTGAtgcttctatatatatatatatatatatatttgttgtcaGTCAAACTTTCTTGTGGACTTATTTTTGGACAGTTGTTTAACTATTTCTAGAATTTCTTTTGTCCCTTACAAAGACAAGATAGAAATTCATAATCTGTACTCTTTAAGGAAGAGGGGCCTCACCTATTTTTCGGActagaattattaataatgcTATTACTATGATTAGAAGTAAAAAagtcttataaatttaataattgcgTAATTCTTATTAGTCGTTATTGTTGTAAGTGAGATCTAAATGTTAGTCACAAGtaaaacttataataaatatatatttttgttatgtatAGTTGAAAGTTGaaaccatgataaatattCAACAGCcgtgattaaaatttaattatttgtatcaaattttttctttcatgcatttttttctatttctacaTAACTTCttctatcaaattttattttatagaataatagaattatttataaatattttattttaataattttaaggaACTGCGCACACTTACCATACAAATTAccacttattattattagtacaTATAAGGCATAAACCGACTTGGGATGCTCATTAAGGTCAAATTATGGAGTAATTAATAGCATTAACGCATCATTAGCCGTTGTCAATTAGTTCAAGAGTGAGTTACGTTAATGGGGTTGCATTCCTTTGGTTTATGGAGGTTAAATCTACATAGGTTTTCTTACACTATATTTAGTCATtcgtaattatttatttatttttttacgtttccgattaaaataaaaataatttgacttATTGTAGAATTGAtcgatgtaattaatttgacatattaaataaaaaaacaaacttatatttaatttactttaattttttttattcaactaaaagtatttttcGAAAACAATATCATAAGATTATTCGATGGAAATATTTCACTGCAAGAAAAAGATAACATtagcaataaaatattaagtttgtCACTAACGATACGTTTTAGGTAATAAAAAGTTTTGCTTTCtcattattcaattttcaaacaaatagTAACGAGAGTTATTGTCAAATtgtcattattaataattggtgacaaatatatcacaacaacataattataacaaaaatcatatttattatcattaatttatcattgtatatattactaattatttataatgacaactttatataaaatatttttgttactaattatCAGCAATAACAacatttacaaaattcttgTATTCTACCACTAAGATTAccactagaagaaatataatttttttaatagttaattaccatagttaaagtaaaaaatcatggtggatactaattaatcatagttGTGCAATGCTATTAGctgttgtttatataaatgaagccaaaatatttgctacaaACTGGGCTAAATATTTCAGCCTcaggtaaaattataataaatattgattaacaataattaaataagttttaGCATTAATTTTGTCTAATCGTGGTAGATAGCATTATTTCgctataaattttaagacGTATTGTTTAATAGTGCACGGAATAatcaattcttttaatttgcaatgtaaaaaaaataattactataataaaataaaaagttttgtcatttaatacatataaacaGCACTATAATTATCAGATCGtcactaaaattatttgttcttcttaaaaaaaaaaacatgaaaacttattataattatcagatcgtcactaaaattatttgttcttcttaaaaaaaaaaacatgaaaacttatatatatatatatatatataaatgataatcCTTGGAATTTGAAAACAAAGTAAGATATATATTGCTTCATGAACTGCCcaagaaaactgaaaaaagagCCTCTTCTAGTTGACTTGTAGGGTTTCTTGCTTTCTATATTCTTCCCAtccatatttttatacaaCTGGCAAACTGCTTTTAAAATCgtcacaattataattataattataattatggtgTTGTCAtagcaaagaaaaattaccCACATTGACAACTTTAAGCTCTCAATGATCatctttaataattaaaaaaaataatcatgattattttcttaatgatTTCATATTTGAACATATGTGGTTTTCACACTTTAAACAAGTTTCTAAATgataactataattattattattaaagtagaataacTTAGGGACGTTAATATTCCACCGCTACGCCTTTTTCCAGCTTTTGATTGgcctataattatttataatgttctacaataaaagaaaatatcatagtgataaaataataagtgaaatttttaatagacATACTTTAAGTGGCGGTAATTCAGTTCttgtgatatataattattatcgaCACAAGAATTCTGCATTAAATTGTCACtatagaaattaataatacatatatttatatagtgacaacttaatacaaaataaatatgctGATAATTACATTTGTTTTGGAAACTACattgtcataattatacatGTATGTGTCATAATTGTgccacatttttattttaatcactGAATATACCTATTGACAActgttatttaaatattatcattattaaaattatgaatatcattgtaatgataaaataaaaaattttgtcctgtaatacatataattaatgaaaattactatACTGCTTAATATTTGTTGCTAACATTCTCTTTTTCTGCAGTGCATTTTCtgataagataaatatattttcaacataaatttttcttcCCTCTGTAGAAATGGTGCAATTGGACAGAGCTTTGGTCGGTAATTATGTTTAGTAACAACAAAACGTACTTAAATGGTTTAagataaattcatataatgtACTTTTAGATAAATCTATTTATCTTGGGATTTTGggtgacaaaaaaataaaaaagaaaaaaaaaacccttttaaaatttgtcgTTTTTgtaattctaataaaaatggGAAGAAGCTCAACCATGTAATTGGATTTTAAATGATCGAACTGAGTAAGAAATTCATCGCATTTatgcttcaattttatttattttttttaaaaaaaatatttttaaattttccaaaaaatgcACTTATTAATACTAACACTTGTCACTATCTCATTGGCCTAGGATATGAATGTACTGTTCTGATCCCAAAGCCAAAAGAAATTCCGACTTGTAcagattattataatactttGGATATATATACGTAGAAAAGacgaaaagaaggaaaaaagaagtgtAAAGGGTGACAAGAAAAGATGAACGTGGATGAGGTATTGGCAATGGATAAActgcaattttttaatttcctccCCCCGACAGCCCGCTTCCTTAGATTTCAAACCCCCCATTTTTAATACTCTAACAAACGATACTACGGCGTTTCATTTGTCTTACCCCCTCATACTCTCACCCACTTAATTAGATGGGGTGTTCGTTtaatatagtataaaaaattaaataaaaagttttgaggtcgaattttaatatcatttatttataacaaaaaaaaaaaaagtttctcGTGCGTGCAGAATTTACACGTGAGAGGCGTTctgttaatatattaatattaaatggttgtcctatgtaatattttgatcttttagATAAGATGGTCATGTAACTTATctaataattgtattatatttgaagGGGTTAAATGCTAcaaagttttatttataaaaatattaggaaaaaatgcaatttatacccttgtgatatgtgaaatgagtaaattacatttaacccaaaaatattaatgagttgtgaaaaaaatagacaacAGGATTCTATGATTTTGGTAAAAAAGCAACATGGACACTTGATGCAGGAGATATATATTCAGCTTTTTCCATAAAGTACTACTGATCGTAACGCACAATacttacacatatatatacaatcaaATAGACACTACAGAAGTGATGAATATGGCATGGAAGTAGGGAGATAAATATGGTAGCCAATTAAAAgctaacttataattaaaagtggGGCAAAAGATGATGGTAGGATGAAAGTGAAAGGATAAGCATGCAGACCCGTAGACTGACAACTAAAAtaccatttaaaataaataagtaattacattatattCAAGTATATAATTGgtattttaaatattggtATTATCGTGTCATAAATCACAATTTCTGAGCAAGgttgtgttttttattctttttttaatttacaagtattttatttagatcTTAATATAA includes the following:
- the LOC105170832 gene encoding monofunctional riboflavin biosynthesis protein RIBA 3, chloroplastic, with the protein product MKHYLSRPMDQSTVFQQSLFPHIFVNSKSSCFTQNSAISPCKTGKRTWKLTTCWAVGSSRNISDEDSFTKENLNGSLFDALSDESSSPAPFGTLEAEITQETIDFFVSDAEGDPDCPSPGYSSIEQALTALRQEKFVIVVDDDETGNIEGNLVMAASHVSSKAIAFMVKHGSGIVSVGMKGEDLERLKLPLMSPDKEDDSSAPSFTITVDVKVGTSTGVSASDRAKTVRALSSPQSRPEDFRRPGHVFPLKYRNGGVLRRVGHTEASVDLVTLAGLQPVSVLSAVVDTEDVSMASLAELKKLASDHSIPIVLITDLIRYRRKREKLVERTAISRLPTKWGLFHAHCYRSKLDGMEHIAIVKGDIGNGQDVLVRVHSECLTGDIFGSRRCDCGNQLDLAMQLIEQAGRGVVVYLRGHEGRGIGLGHKLQAYNLQDEGHDTVEANLELGFAADAREYGIGAQILHDIGVHTMRLMTNNPAKFTGLKGYGLAVVGRVPVLTPITEDNKRYLETKRIKMGHVYGSDLQEQYTQLTKPSTDKQGSSEGKSTS
- the LOC105170833 gene encoding RING-H2 finger protein ATL52-like; amino-acid sequence: MPPPPSASPSTDPSKWDPRVIGLVGLICSIFLLFSYYKIIERNCDTFRGITLSRNPEQRRRINEHLEELSSQLRSRGLDSYVMHSLPVTQIKKHKDRESHPDDAECAVCLGEFEEGEWVKHLPHCSHVFHVSCIDTWFQTHSSCPLCRSYVFGINSSQESSVAMRLPLETLNREDYHRQRSERYQVVPSQVLQNSSETTATEVTIDFRQ
- the LOC105170379 gene encoding uncharacterized protein LOC105170379 isoform X2 translates to MEQLGQKLLFTTLELEKLKAEAMEEVRKNKEYVKQLIHLLKYAIQERDEARNQLHKLLNKTMTLTTTAENFSAVPLFQADSPLLKPAKANSSITESNSLSETYNYHSHGSSPVESLFDAVSSPEFSNMNLVASQPLVQDSVVVPKVDQGSLIIDNLVKGRALPQKGKLLQSVLQAGPLLQTLLLAGPLPRWRNPPQFQPFQIPPVSIKGCETDAFSQKPASNVGQLASRSMNSQPYAQMSCGTAQVQAAPMLNYANLASGTCPSNVSLISSGMNTTGYAPLVKRQRFS
- the LOC105170379 gene encoding uncharacterized protein LOC105170379 isoform X1, with amino-acid sequence MGEMASLWGYEENHEMEQLGQKLLFTTLELEKLKAEAMEEVRKNKEYVKQLIHLLKYAIQERDEARNQLHKLLNKTMTLTTTAENFSAVPLFQADSPLLKPAKANSSITESNSLSETYNYHSHGSSPVESLFDAVSSPEFSNMNLVASQPLVQDSVVVPKVDQGSLIIDNLVKGRALPQKGKLLQSVLQAGPLLQTLLLAGPLPRWRNPPQFQPFQIPPVSIKGCETDAFSQKPASNVGQLASRSMNSQPYAQMSCGTAQVQAAPMLNYANLASGTCPSNVSLISSGMNTTGYAPLVKRQRFS